The following DNA comes from Papaver somniferum cultivar HN1 chromosome 4, ASM357369v1, whole genome shotgun sequence.
gttgttatgttcaaggcttctaattggtttccaacttcaagtttatacatcttaaggcttctaaggcgtcatccttatcctaagcaagtatacaagatagtacctcgtacaatcatctacggaagttataaccatcttttaccacagtttttgggttgaactcatgtcaactaggcctaactgaattaattctaaaggcttagaattactctgaacatttgtgctaaaagattttatagcatattttgattcttcacagatttcacttttgtgttcaaaatccaaactaaatttgggtacgaagcctatgctagccagttaagcattgacttataagtttacggttccaagtctaccacgtaaaacaatcaatcacacaaagatatcacaagaatcaactacgttcacatcatcagtttttccgttaagcttatatagacccaaagtcctataactcttgcttaaaaaatcactgcctagttacaacaagttttccagattcaattaagatcttaaatatttttccatctacaacagaacaagatacaagattttcgcatatgctcggaacatgaaaacttcattcaatgtgagaatattacagatatgagcttctgctcgaccttttccttttatgcaacctctattgcatatgagttactcaataagagtttctcgacatcccctatcctatgataggaggtgaacaggtctctgtttcaacaaacattcttggtggctccagagtccacctactggtctctcacattggttattaaaataacttccgacatcatgccaccaaactcgttctagtttgtttcaactaaattagcattaactttctacttattaaggtttttatgttgtctacaatttactgccgcgtggccaggaattttacaaacataacactcacccttaactaaagtaattcggattcaggtttacgaaatatacctttatcatgaagaccatgcttagagttgcgttcgatgttctcacctttgccatctttggaagatttgtttccaaccacatgcggctattagccatgtccctcggagatgacacctttaacaaatcacaattccaaatcagaaagtaaaatatgagttttgaagataacatctatatatacaaacttcgtttgaatcagcgtttcaaaaaactcatggttaccccacaaaaattaatttagttaacaacaattttctgctcgtcagaatttttcagaaacgtttttctgttttgtaaaatatcaaaaatacttttacaactccaaaaattctgaaattttacgcgggtaactatcaggatgtctactacgttgtgtcaaaagggttcatcgaaattccttctatattaaaagataaaattgaaactctacagctgaccagaaattcgtttttgtttttcactccacaattaacatccatgattcacaaaccaatcaatcgttttcgattattacaaataatgtcttaagattgttgggtgcaataatcaaaacaaagaaaaatcaaataagcaaaagttattgatacttagctcctttataatggaagtgattgctttgacgaaacgaacaagctccccgtatctccgcaacagcaacaaggcaaaactttggaaaatagagtgagtcacgtgttcaacacgctgtccttaagacattagcgcccggatacactcaggagtgatgctatagccctcacaggacggatatctccaggataaaacaccctaatacacctactactagcatatgtagtagattctcaacttgagcttggcaactccgaaaaaaccgttaaggaaaatcgtgaatgcttaaaaaccgctataaaatattttcccttaggggtccctgtaaaatatagagcaacccctttcccatagattttacaaaagtagtgaatttctttatataattgacaaatacaacttaagaaggaaaactccccgatgtgggactaaaaggtttatatagtttcttaaaactactaaaaattggaaactccacgatgtgggactaaaaagtttcattcacaaaataaaacaataaattataattttttattaaaactttaaaaaattatttttttattaatcgttttccaacaagatCTACTCATCAACAATTCACACGTGATACAGCTTCATAAAAACCTGCCTTTCGTTCTTCTGTGGTTAACAAACAAATCAATGTAAACCAAAACCATACCTTACAACCACCACCGTAAGAGCAATGCTGCCAgtaatggtgttgattgttctttTCATGACCATCATAAATGATGTCCGGGGGCTTCTTTCATCTTAGCTTCAGCGTCTTCAAAATTGTTCAACATTAATTGGTAGTACTACAAGCTCCAGCAGTGATTTCCTAAATAGGCATGCTATCTCGATTTGAGAAGCCATACAAACATTAAAACTCTCCTCCTACGCACTCCTGTATACAAAATAAATACCGTTGGTTTAATGTATTCTACAAAATACCTACAACTTTTACCATAAACTACTCATGCGCGTGTAGTTGAAAAGATATAGATACCATGCTTTTCCAAAAATAATATTTACCTGACTCTATATTAGGCAGGGGTGTTGAAACGTGCAGAGAAAGAAACATCGTAAGATACCTAATTTCAGTAAAAGGACATCTACAAGGATACTTAAATTCCCTTAGACATAGTATATATACATATCTTCTGCAGGACTAATAAGTAGCAACTCTTCGTCTTGTGCACAGCTTTGGGGAGGTGTAGCTTCTGATTGTTCAAATTGCAGAGATGTAGATAAGgtatttttttttagtaattCCCAAAATATGTAGCGTAATCTCTAGTTTTAATTTACTTCTCTGAGAGAAGTAAAAATTGCAACaagttttgtttttattcttcaAATATATCCTGCTATACTGATATGTACTCTTGTTGGATGTatctgcagagaagaagaagaagatgatgcctCATCAGTGAGCTCACTCTATGATTCTCATacagatgaagacgatgaagaagaagataaagacgaCGATGACGACGaggtggaagttttcgaaccgaaaacgGAAGACGTAAAGTGTTTTTTTGCGACATAAATGAAGATAGTTTTGAGGACAAGGTTGAGGTGGTGAGGCAGTTGAGGAATGGTTATGTGCCTGTTGAATGTAAAGAAGGGGGGGAGGACAGGCATAACGTTCACATATATGTTTATTATCGTAAGAGGAGAGGATATGGGGGTTATGGTATTGTTATACGGCACGTCAACTCCAGAAAATACATAGGTGCTCATTATTTTGCCTCCAAAGGAGGGTCATATCTTCATTACCTTCTAGAGGGAATTAAGAGATGCTTAGAGATTATCAACGAATGGGGATTTCATCGATTCACCGAGAGCTGCGGACTACTTTAACAGCATTTTCAGTGATCCCACCTGTCTAACCGAATGCTTTCATTACAAACGCGATATTGCTGATATTAATTACTGCAAGACTTGTATGAGAAATCAAATGTGGTTGACTCCTGAAAAGTTTGAGCTATTGGAACCAGTTATTAAAGCCATTTTAAAGATGCAATATGAAAGCAAGTACAAATTTAGAGGCGGCTGTGATCTACAGTACATTGTGGCTGCGCAGTATATTGCAAGATTAGGAGCAGAAGCACTTATGTGGAAGATGAAACCGGGCGTGAGTCCAGTACTAGAAGTTAAGGTGAAGATGGAAGAGGAAGAAATAGAAGCACTTGAGCAGGAGACGGGACTGGGCGTTGAGGACAGAAAAGGACTCAAATGGTAGTGGTGGCCCCTATCTGCGGCAATATGTTCTCTCTTTTGTTAGTCCCGTATGTTTTGTGGCCCAAGGTTAGGGTTTTGAGTtcatctatgtattcttttggttCTACTATGAAATTATGGGGAAGGTACTTCTTTCCACATGCAATTAGGTGATTCATGCTCATCGTCGTAACTAACTTGATGTCAAATATAAATTCAAACGACTAAAATTAACCATACAGCCTTGCCAACATACAGTACAGGTTAATCATCATGAAATTTAGTTTTCTTTCCTGAAGGAAAATGGTAGATGTTTCCACTTCTTCGTATGCCAGCACCACCACAACCTTTGTCAAGTAAGTATCTGAAAGGGATTATTGAGCCACCGCCGTAAGGACCAACAGGTCTTCCGCGAATTTTCTTTCTGCCACCCATCTAGCATCAAGTCACAATAAAAGCTAGCCATCACCCGGGGCCGGggaacactagtacaaggaaacGTTGGAATGTGCATCCATAAGATATCTCCCCAAGTTGAGAAAAGCTCTGCTACTGGGCTCCGAGTCTGGTCATGTCAGTATCaaaagaaacctattttgaggcatactcatttttttagaggcatactcatccattatattatctagggtgggtttataaggggtgtctaaaggtagtgtaattacctatatatctctaaataatttcaatttgtcatagtgtccttatcctcaaaaacctaacattaaaaatcaaaataaactttaaacttaaacatctaagactccaattcaataaagaaattaatcaaacaaaggaaacacgaatcgaagtgagcgatgttggaatgcgaaatccaaatctcaattgctcttagatgtattttagaatgtatgcgtaacaaacccatcttgtttttgattgattttattttgtttgatcggtagaatatgatttcaaagatgaaactagggttttcagaagatcagttcggctgatcttgcagtatcaattttgagccgaacttagtgtatgatttagagaaacactatgttcggctaatgcgactttacaatattttcatccgaacctcaattttccagccgaacctcaattttcctgccgaacctcaatttttcaagccgaacctagtggatgattcagtttatgagtgaagttcggctcaaaagttatcagccgaactgttcatctggtcagcagatctgggttttaaaagttcaattttttggcagattcaacttataaaaggaaattaaacctcgatagaagtttacctctgatttgaatcacacattttggtcacttctaatcactaaaatctcaaaagtcaaaacccaagctttttttcttcacttcttcttcttcctctcaaaaatcccaactctctcacataaatttgatttttctactaattcaccactaataatttaatgtttaatcaatccttgaaattcataattaatcaattctgatcataatcatttacactaattatataagggtagttatgccattatcaaaaatggtggatgacGGGTgatattgttttttatttagtgatccTATTTTGACATTATCtattatgcctcaaaaaaatctagtatgTCTCAATAGGTTTCTATCAAAACCTCGAAAAAATATGGTTTCAGGAGCAAAGCCTAGTGCAACAAGACGGCCCAACAAGTATTCGCCATTCAACTCAACTTCCGTTTTTGCAGCTTCTTCAGTTGCATGCTCGATATGGCAATTTCTTCCGTTAAATGAAGTAAAACGCACATCAACAATTTCCCTAGCCTGTTTAAAGAACTCAATTAGATCAGACATATTCATGGGAAATGGTAGGTTCCTGGCAACAACTGTTCTAGATGCTGCAGTGCTCTGCACTTGAGGTGCAGGAGGAGTCAATATTGGCTCTTCCCCAGATTCCTCTTTATTTGTAGCTGATGCAGCTGACCAATGTCGGGTTTCTCGCTACATGGTGCTAACCAATTTCGGCATTCAGAATCCGTAAAAGGTAAATCATTTTCGTTGCTCAACTCTTGCATATCGTTTTCTTAATGTCTGCATATGTTCTTCGCCAGGCAATTCGTCATCGTGAAACTCTTCATAGTTGCTGAAATATTTTCAGAAAGTGTATACAAGTCTATCAGAATATATAGAGCGTACCTGCTAACTGCTGTGTGGATTTTGCTATTTTTCTTCGGCCCCTAGTTCTTCGTAGTGTGGTAATTTGTGCGCCTGTGCGGTGTCTACAGCTTAGGAACGCCGTAAGGAGACTACATGGGCCACTAAGTGTCAACGGGCTTTGATATGCCCAATTCTTGTTAGAACTAAAGTTCGGAAAACAGCTGTGAAAATAGTCGTTCTATCGTGCGCATTAGTGCATAATTCAATTAGCATGCACCTTTCTGTCATGATTTATAAGGCTGATACCAGCTCTATTAGGGGTGATACCAGTCCATCGATCCAATGGTCAGGATTGTCAGgatttttttgtcctatatggattggttggtatcagagctggtaTCAGATTCAGCCCTTATAAATCATGCTTTATGTCGTTAGTTGGCATCAGTTTTGAAAGCACCTCTATATCTTAGACCAAGCGCGTAAGCATAGTTAGTCAAATTTCACTACAATCTAGCAGTGGTTTTTTCTAGATTGTAGTAGGCAACAAAAGTCATTTTTGCGTGAAAATTACCGTATTGATGTGTGCGTCAAAAGATCTATGGTGACTCGACTTGTGTATTTTTTGCTTAGCAAGAACTAAAAGTCATGACTCATGAAGATGAGTTTAAGGTTGCCACCACCACAAGAGATATTTTGATTCAACAACAATTCACGAGATACAGCTTCATAAAAacctgttttttctttcttttcttttattttttctgtgGTTAACAAACAAATCAATGTAAACCATAcctcacaaccaccaccaccataacaaGACGTTCATTTCTTTCATCTCGTGATGATACACATCCACCATGCAAATTGACACACATGCATACATATCTAGCTCAACCATTATATTCACCACCATAACAAGACGATCAGAAAACACTTCTGTTTTCTTTTTACAGCAAATGGCCATGAAACCAACTTTTGGTGCTCATTTTCTGGATATTCATGAAGATGTCCCagaagaagttgaagaacaaGCACGAGATGGAACGGAGATGTCGAACATAGTTGGTAATACTAATAAGCGTGCAAACAAACCACCAAAACCTAAACAACACAGGAGCTTTAATCGACAAGTGTCTCTTGAAACTGGTTTTTCAGTACTGAACAAAGAATCCAATGCTAAAGATGATAAACGGGCGATGCTTTCTAGTGGTAAAAGTTTTGGAGGGTTCGGGTCGACTAGTAGTAGAGAAGGGATTAAGAAAGGAGATTTTAGTATGTTTAGGACTAAATCAACTCTTAGTAAACAAAATTCTTTGTTACCCACTTTGCGGAAAGATCACAGCAATGCTGCTGGTAATAATGGTGTTGATTGCCATAAAACGGATTTTCATGGTGGCTTAGGAGGAGGCGAAGGAAGTTTTGACGATGAGTCTGTCAATAAAAGTGTTCCTGCTGGAAGATACTTTGCTGCCTTGAGAGGAGCTGAACTTGATCAAGTCAAGGTAACTTCAATGATATATTGTGTCTTtatattatactccctccgtttctggaaaaaaaaGTTACTAttgctttttcaatttggccaaTTTTATCTTAAGATGAATTGTAACGCAGTAAAATTTATGCAATAGGATTCTGAAGATATACTTCTTCCCAAACATGAGCAATGGCCATTCCTCCTGCGATTCCCTATTGGTTGCTTTGGTATTTGTCTAGGCCTCAGCAGTCAAGCCATCCTATGGAAGTCTCTTGCAACAAGTCCAGCTACTAAATTTCTTCGTATTCCACCTCATATTAAtctcataatttggattttcgcAGTTGCCATTCTCTTGTTAATCTCCACAACATATGCACTTAAATGCATATTCTACTTTGAGGCAGTGAGAAGAGAGTACTTTCATCCCGTTCGTACGAATTTTTTCTTTGCTCCATGGCTTGTTTGCATGTTTCTAGCAATTGGTGTACCTCCCATATTTGCACCACAACCACTGCATCCAGCAATTTGGTGTACTTTCATGACACCAGTTTTCTATCTTGAGCTCAAAATCTATGGACAGTGGTTATCTGGTGGAAAACGGCGTCTTTGCAAAGTAGCGAACCCTTCTACACATTTATCAGTTGTTGGAAACTTCGTCGGGTCAATCTTGGCAGCGAAAGTTGGATGGCATGAACCTGCAAAATTCTTATGGGCAGTTGGGTTTGCACATTATTTGGTCGTGTTTGTTACTTTGTACCAGAGATTACCAACAAGTGAAGCTCTGCCTAAAGAGCTGCATCCAGTTTATTCCATGTTCATAGCAGCTCCTTCTGCAGCAAGCATTGCTTGGTTTACTATATACCATGAGTTCGATGGGTTATCAAGAACATGCTTTTTCATTGCACTGTTTCTCTACATTTCACTGGTTGTTCGGATCAATTTCTTCAGGGGATTTAGGTCAGTTTCTA
Coding sequences within:
- the LOC113275074 gene encoding guard cell S-type anion channel SLAC1-like, with product MAMKPTFGAHFLDIHEDVPEEVEEQARDGTEMSNIVGNTNKRANKPPKPKQHRSFNRQVSLETGFSVLNKESNAKDDKRAMLSSGKSFGGFGSTSSREGIKKGDFSMFRTKSTLSKQNSLLPTLRKDHSNAAGNNGVDCHKTDFHGGLGGGEGSFDDESVNKSVPAGRYFAALRGAELDQVKDSEDILLPKHEQWPFLLRFPIGCFGICLGLSSQAILWKSLATSPATKFLRIPPHINLIIWIFAVAILLLISTTYALKCIFYFEAVRREYFHPVRTNFFFAPWLVCMFLAIGVPPIFAPQPLHPAIWCTFMTPVFYLELKIYGQWLSGGKRRLCKVANPSTHLSVVGNFVGSILAAKVGWHEPAKFLWAVGFAHYLVVFVTLYQRLPTSEALPKELHPVYSMFIAAPSAASIAWFTIYHEFDGLSRTCFFIALFLYISLVVRINFFRGFRFSVAWWSYTFPMTTVSLATIIYAEQVPCVLSKIIALSLSFMSSAMVSVLFVSTLLHAFVWSSLFPNDLAIAITKRRTNEAAKVFNKVKKPLKKSFDIRRWAKQPPPSFVDSSVSNHNTVNEDSEGEKEMSLHLP